From a single Pseudomonas sp. A34-9 genomic region:
- a CDS encoding DUF6124 family protein produces the protein MTDETFSTEAISPYESPNSKKFHEAAERALDHHFKPAVDPHPKRENGLFKLSPGTDAEALMANASEDLLSISVIACDLADDLHGSRRSVALALSRMADGVRLMVEGTLDQIEVRSVAAKP, from the coding sequence ATGACCGATGAAACATTCAGCACTGAAGCAATCTCGCCTTACGAATCCCCCAATTCGAAGAAATTCCACGAAGCCGCCGAGCGCGCCCTCGACCACCATTTCAAACCAGCCGTCGATCCACACCCCAAACGCGAGAACGGCCTCTTCAAACTCTCCCCCGGCACCGACGCCGAGGCCCTCATGGCCAACGCCTCCGAAGACCTCCTGTCCATCAGCGTCATCGCCTGCGACCTGGCCGACGACCTCCACGGCTCCCGCCGCTCGGTGGCACTGGCCCTGAGTAGAATGGCGGACGGGGTGAGATTGATGGTGGAAGGGACGCTCGACCAGATTGAAGTGCGAAGCGTGGCGGCCAAGCCGTAG
- a CDS encoding lysozyme inhibitor LprI family protein — protein sequence MFVRFIALSFGCLFASFAMAEDDCKEITVSAQVDRCVEAARKEADKQLNASYKKLLGRFEAQQRRDPEQGKALVAMARESQRAWIKLRDTTCPLEATEIEPGVAAHVTTINNCMARLSLERAAYLDTIVTDEPGDVVDLNKVYLSGSQRFGDVVARYVSTFGSPCLTVQILAPNGGWRVLSSKRFCSFEGKAFWTDYADAGFEDHVFAEDGLHVTLSLTELRGLGEKRLACVIPIKNEQIKELKCGALEPGA from the coding sequence ATGTTTGTGCGTTTTATCGCGTTATCCTTTGGATGCCTGTTTGCCTCTTTTGCGATGGCCGAGGACGACTGCAAGGAAATCACCGTGAGCGCCCAGGTCGATCGGTGTGTGGAGGCAGCCCGCAAGGAAGCCGATAAGCAACTCAATGCCAGCTACAAGAAACTGCTGGGACGGTTTGAGGCTCAACAACGGCGCGACCCTGAGCAGGGTAAGGCGCTGGTCGCCATGGCCAGAGAATCCCAGCGCGCCTGGATCAAGCTACGCGACACCACGTGCCCGCTTGAAGCCACGGAAATCGAGCCAGGAGTGGCAGCGCATGTCACGACGATCAACAACTGCATGGCCAGGCTGAGTCTGGAGCGTGCGGCTTACCTGGACACGATCGTCACTGATGAGCCGGGTGATGTGGTCGATCTCAACAAGGTGTACCTGTCTGGCTCCCAGCGCTTTGGCGATGTCGTCGCGCGTTATGTCAGCACCTTTGGCAGCCCATGCCTGACAGTCCAGATATTGGCGCCCAATGGCGGTTGGAGAGTGCTGTCCTCCAAGCGGTTTTGCAGTTTCGAGGGCAAGGCATTTTGGACGGACTACGCCGATGCCGGGTTTGAGGATCATGTGTTTGCCGAGGATGGGTTGCACGTGACGCTCAGTTTGACGGAACTTCGTGGGCTCGGAGAGAAGCGCCTTGCCTGTGTGATTCCGATCAAGAACGAGCAAATCAAAGAGCTGAAGTGCGGCGCGCTTGAGCCTGGTGCTTAA
- a CDS encoding helicase, giving the protein MKFRFLLWMMGLLMGKASRTNPAFQQQLGDKDLVFQLQTLDGKVARHFVVKDQRITSKSGVVAEPAFAIAFKDAGYGFATMQAKNKQLAFMQGIQDKSIQLKGNPALVMWFQGLMKYLVPRKAKPKA; this is encoded by the coding sequence ATGAAATTTCGTTTTCTTCTGTGGATGATGGGTTTGTTGATGGGTAAGGCCAGCCGGACAAATCCTGCGTTCCAGCAGCAGTTGGGTGACAAGGATCTGGTGTTTCAGCTGCAGACGCTGGATGGGAAAGTGGCACGGCATTTCGTGGTCAAGGATCAGCGCATCACCAGCAAGTCTGGCGTGGTGGCGGAGCCGGCGTTTGCGATTGCGTTTAAAGATGCCGGTTATGGCTTTGCCACGATGCAGGCGAAGAACAAGCAGTTGGCGTTTATGCAGGGGATTCAGGACAAGTCGATCCAGCTGAAGGGTAATCCGGCGCTGGTGATGTGGTTTCAGGGGTTGATGAAGTATTTAGTGCCGAGGAAGGCTAAGCCTAAGGCTTGA
- a CDS encoding aminoacyl-tRNA deacylase and HDOD domain-containing protein: protein MTEAALAPESPHAPSVIRLLLGKLGIAYEEVLDHHGLNASRKVQAVLLDDAVGALMVLFPQSQLLDLNRLAELTGRRLTAVSTERLEKMLGKHSLSLLPGLPALTSSPCLYEESLLREPKLLINSGEPGLLLEIASEDFKTMLTKASAANFGEALSSIRPNLDRPDDDREEITQAVQAFTARRIQQRLEATIEIPPLAETAQKIIKLRVDPNATIDDITGVVETDPALAAQVVSWAASPYYASPGKIRSVEDAIVRVLGFDLVINLALGLALGKTLSLPKDHPQHTTPYWQQSIYTAAVIEGLTRAMPRAQRPEAGLTYLAGLLHNFGYLLLAHVFPPHFSLICRHLEVNPHLCHSYIEQHLLGISREQIGSWLMRYWDMPDELATALRFQHDPSYDGAYAEYPNLVCLAVRLLRSRGIGSGPDEDIPDALLERVGLTRDKANDVVSKVLEAEVLLRELASQFSQA from the coding sequence ATGACCGAAGCCGCTCTCGCCCCCGAATCCCCGCACGCGCCGTCTGTCATTCGGCTGCTGCTAGGCAAACTCGGGATCGCCTACGAAGAAGTGCTCGACCACCACGGCCTCAATGCATCGCGCAAGGTACAAGCCGTGTTGCTGGACGACGCCGTCGGCGCGTTGATGGTGCTGTTTCCACAGAGCCAGTTGCTGGATCTCAATCGCCTCGCCGAACTCACCGGCCGTCGTCTGACCGCCGTCTCGACCGAGCGCCTGGAAAAGATGCTCGGCAAACACAGCCTGAGCCTGCTGCCAGGCCTGCCGGCGCTGACCAGTTCGCCGTGCCTCTACGAAGAAAGCCTGCTGCGCGAACCGAAGCTGCTGATCAACTCCGGCGAGCCAGGCCTGCTGCTGGAAATCGCCAGCGAAGACTTCAAGACCATGCTGACCAAGGCCAGCGCCGCCAACTTCGGCGAAGCCCTGAGCAGCATCCGCCCGAACCTCGACCGCCCGGACGATGACCGCGAGGAAATCACCCAGGCCGTGCAGGCGTTCACCGCGCGGCGCATCCAGCAACGTCTGGAAGCGACCATCGAGATTCCACCGCTGGCCGAAACCGCACAAAAAATCATCAAGCTGCGCGTTGACCCCAACGCCACCATCGACGACATCACCGGTGTGGTCGAAACCGACCCGGCGCTGGCCGCGCAAGTGGTGAGCTGGGCGGCGTCGCCGTACTACGCCTCGCCGGGCAAAATTCGTTCGGTGGAAGACGCGATCGTCCGCGTGCTCGGCTTCGATCTGGTGATCAACCTGGCGCTGGGCCTGGCCCTCGGCAAGACCCTGAGCCTGCCGAAAGACCACCCGCAACACACCACGCCGTACTGGCAGCAATCGATCTACACCGCCGCCGTCATCGAAGGCCTGACCCGCGCCATGCCGCGCGCCCAGCGCCCGGAAGCCGGCCTGACCTACTTGGCTGGCTTGCTGCACAACTTCGGTTACCTGCTGCTGGCCCACGTGTTCCCGCCGCACTTCTCGCTGATCTGCCGCCACCTGGAGGTCAACCCGCACTTGTGCCACAGCTACATCGAGCAGCACCTGCTCGGTATTAGCCGCGAACAGATCGGCTCGTGGCTGATGCGCTACTGGGACATGCCCGATGAACTGGCCACCGCCCTGCGCTTCCAGCACGACCCAAGCTACGACGGCGCCTACGCCGAATACCCGAACCTCGTCTGCCTGGCCGTGCGCCTGCTGCGCAGCCGCGGCATCGGCTCCGGCCCGGATGAAGACATCCCCGACGCCCTGCTCGAACGCGTCGGCCTGACCCGCGACAAGGCCAACGACGTCGTCAGCAAAGTCCTCGAAGCCGAAGTGCTGCTGCGCGAACTGGCCTCGCAGTTCAGCCAGGCCTAA
- a CDS encoding SDR family oxidoreductase codes for MSAPSVLIAGCGDVGSRLAKQLLAAGWEVHGLRRDVSKLPDGVIGVAGDLFNEDCPATWPVGAVDYLVYCAAATDHDEAGYRAAYVQGLQNVLSWLDDYGQVPERLVFVSSSSVYGQQDGEWVDENSETVAAGYSGRLMLEAEQVALNSGIPASILRLTGIYGPGREWLLTQVRRGYRVAVEPPLYGNRIHADDAAGLLACLLEKARQGVKLEDFYIGVDDAPAPLAEVVGWLREYLGVTEWAEDASVRRTGSKRCSNARAKALGWTPTYPSYREGYAAILEGKC; via the coding sequence ATGTCCGCGCCTTCTGTTTTGATTGCCGGTTGTGGTGATGTCGGCAGTCGTCTGGCCAAGCAATTGCTGGCGGCTGGCTGGGAAGTTCATGGCTTGCGCCGGGATGTTTCGAAGCTGCCTGATGGGGTGATCGGCGTGGCCGGTGACCTGTTCAACGAAGACTGCCCGGCGACCTGGCCGGTGGGGGCGGTGGATTACCTGGTGTACTGCGCGGCTGCCACCGACCACGATGAGGCTGGGTATCGCGCGGCTTACGTGCAGGGTTTGCAGAACGTACTGAGCTGGCTGGACGATTACGGGCAAGTGCCGGAGCGGCTGGTCTTTGTGTCCAGCAGCAGTGTTTACGGGCAGCAGGACGGCGAGTGGGTGGATGAGAACTCAGAGACCGTGGCTGCCGGCTATTCAGGTCGGCTGATGCTTGAAGCCGAGCAGGTAGCGCTCAACAGCGGCATCCCGGCAAGCATTCTGCGTCTGACGGGCATCTACGGCCCGGGTCGCGAGTGGCTGCTGACTCAAGTGCGTCGCGGTTATCGCGTGGCCGTCGAGCCGCCGCTGTATGGCAATCGGATTCATGCTGACGATGCAGCCGGGTTGTTAGCATGCCTGTTGGAGAAGGCTCGGCAGGGCGTGAAGCTGGAGGATTTCTACATCGGTGTCGACGATGCACCGGCGCCGTTGGCCGAAGTGGTGGGCTGGCTGCGCGAGTATCTGGGCGTCACTGAGTGGGCGGAAGATGCCAGCGTTCGGCGCACCGGCAGCAAGCGTTGCAGCAATGCCCGGGCGAAAGCGTTGGGTTGGACGCCGACGTACCCAAGCTATCGCGAGGGCTACGCCGCGATCCTTGAAGGTAAGTGCTGA
- the recG gene encoding ATP-dependent DNA helicase RecG has protein sequence MTELSQVSVTALKGVGEAMAEKLAKVGLENLQDVLFHLPLRYQDRTRVVPIGALRPGQDAVVEGTVSGADVVMGRRRSLVVRLQDGTGGLSLRFYHFSNAQKEGLKRGTRVRCYGEARPGASGLEIYHPEYRAITGDEPPPVDETLTPVYPLTEGLTQARLRQLCMQTLTMLKPDTLPDWLPTELARDYQLAPLADAIRYLHNPPADADVDELALGHHWAQHRLAFEELLTHQLSQQRLRESMRSLRAPAMPKATKLPPKYLANLGFNPTGAQQRVGNEIAYDLSQHEPMLRLIQGDVGAGKTVVAALAALQALEAGYQVALMAPTEILAEQHFITFKRWLEPLGIEVAWLAGKLKGKNRVAALEQIASGTPMVVGTHALFQDEVQFKNLALVIIDEQHRFGVQQRLALRQKGVGGRMCPHQLIMTATPIPRTLAMSAYADLDTSILDELPPGRTPVNTVLVTDTRRVEVIERVRSACAEGRQAYWVCTLIEESEELTCQAAETTFEDLTLALGELKVGLIHGRMKPVEKAAVMAEFKAGNLQLLVATTVIEVGVDVPNASLMIIENPERLGLAQLHQLRGRVGRGSAASHCVLLYHPPLSQIGRQRLGIMRETNDGFVIAEKDLELRGPGEMLGTRQTGLLQFKVADLMRDADLLPAVRDAAQALLERWPTHVSPLLDRWLRHGQQYGQV, from the coding sequence ATGACGGAGCTGTCGCAAGTGTCGGTGACGGCACTCAAGGGTGTCGGCGAAGCCATGGCCGAGAAGTTGGCCAAGGTCGGCCTGGAAAATCTCCAGGACGTGCTGTTCCACCTGCCGTTGCGCTATCAGGATCGCACCCGCGTGGTGCCGATCGGCGCATTGCGGCCAGGGCAGGACGCCGTGGTCGAAGGCACTGTCAGTGGTGCCGATGTGGTCATGGGCCGCCGGCGCAGCCTCGTCGTGCGTTTGCAGGACGGCACCGGCGGCCTCAGTCTGCGCTTTTACCATTTCAGCAACGCGCAGAAAGAAGGCCTCAAGCGCGGCACGCGGGTTCGCTGCTACGGCGAAGCCCGGCCCGGCGCCTCAGGACTGGAAATCTACCACCCGGAATACCGCGCCATCACCGGCGACGAACCGCCGCCGGTGGACGAAACCCTGACCCCGGTTTATCCGCTCACCGAAGGCCTGACCCAGGCACGTCTGCGCCAGTTGTGTATGCAAACGCTGACCATGCTTAAGCCTGACACCCTGCCCGACTGGTTGCCGACCGAACTGGCCCGCGACTATCAACTGGCGCCGCTGGCCGATGCGATCCGCTACCTGCACAACCCGCCCGCCGATGCCGACGTCGACGAACTCGCCCTCGGTCATCACTGGGCCCAGCATCGCCTCGCCTTCGAAGAGCTGCTGACCCACCAACTGTCGCAGCAACGCCTGCGCGAAAGCATGCGTTCGCTGCGCGCACCCGCGATGCCGAAAGCGACCAAGCTGCCGCCGAAATATCTGGCCAACCTCGGCTTCAACCCGACCGGCGCCCAACAGCGCGTCGGCAACGAAATCGCCTACGACCTCAGCCAGCACGAACCGATGCTGCGCCTGATTCAGGGCGACGTCGGCGCGGGTAAAACCGTGGTCGCCGCCCTCGCCGCCCTGCAAGCGCTGGAGGCCGGTTATCAAGTCGCGCTGATGGCGCCGACCGAGATCCTTGCCGAACAACACTTCATCACCTTCAAGCGTTGGCTCGAACCGCTGGGCATCGAAGTCGCGTGGCTGGCCGGCAAGCTCAAGGGCAAGAACCGTGTTGCCGCGCTGGAGCAGATCGCCAGCGGCACGCCAATGGTGGTTGGCACCCACGCGCTGTTTCAGGACGAAGTGCAATTCAAGAACCTCGCGTTGGTGATCATCGACGAACAACACCGCTTCGGCGTGCAACAGCGTCTGGCGCTGCGGCAGAAAGGCGTTGGCGGGCGCATGTGCCCGCATCAACTGATCATGACCGCCACGCCGATTCCACGGACGCTGGCAATGAGCGCCTACGCCGACCTCGACACTTCGATCCTCGATGAACTGCCGCCGGGTCGAACCCCGGTCAACACTGTGCTGGTCACCGACACCCGCCGCGTCGAAGTCATCGAACGGGTGCGCAGCGCCTGCGCCGAAGGGCGTCAGGCCTATTGGGTGTGCACGCTGATTGAAGAATCCGAAGAGCTGACCTGTCAGGCCGCCGAAACCACGTTTGAAGACCTCACTCTTGCCCTCGGCGAACTGAAAGTCGGGCTGATTCACGGGCGCATGAAACCCGTGGAGAAAGCCGCCGTCATGGCCGAATTCAAGGCCGGCAACCTGCAACTCCTGGTCGCGACCACGGTGATCGAAGTCGGCGTCGACGTGCCCAACGCCAGCCTGATGATCATCGAAAACCCCGAACGCCTGGGCCTCGCGCAACTGCACCAGTTGCGCGGCCGCGTCGGCCGAGGCAGCGCCGCCAGCCATTGCGTGCTGCTCTACCATCCGCCGTTGTCGCAAATTGGTCGCCAGCGCCTGGGCATCATGCGCGAGACCAACGACGGCTTCGTCATCGCCGAAAAAGACCTCGAACTGCGCGGCCCCGGCGAAATGCTCGGCACCCGCCAGACCGGCCTGCTGCAATTCAAAGTCGCCGACCTGATGCGCGACGCCGACCTGCTGCCCGCCGTGCGCGACGCCGCGCAAGCGCTACTGGAACGCTGGCCGACCCACGTCAGCCCATTGCTCGATCGCTGGCTGCGCCACGGGCAGCAATACGGCCAAGTGTGA
- a CDS encoding tetratricopeptide repeat protein, with protein MASLKWVLMIGSFLAATSAFAEDPPIVGIDGHTVTFRATKWTMPGVDSAIAWYTANGKTFPLFSADVGADGHPDWLSPDKKTLLLDPVVFGMLSLENGEEKLESQQHCVVISMETGCVLADRWATFGVGHWKGNQWVSEDGDVLTLTLETTSPKDLLKYASSIEPAQSRAESIESSLNFLSPESYMACHPPAQNVRVYNDLGFYLAEGGRDELALKFYRGVEAVGKRTVLMLNMADSLWRLDRKDEAQRYYSQYRDAMSADGKAQKIPQRVVERSAIQGMKN; from the coding sequence ATGGCCAGCCTTAAATGGGTGTTGATGATCGGCAGCTTTCTTGCCGCCACAAGTGCCTTTGCCGAGGATCCACCGATAGTCGGCATCGACGGACACACCGTGACGTTTAGAGCAACAAAATGGACGATGCCGGGTGTGGATTCGGCGATCGCATGGTACACCGCCAACGGCAAAACCTTCCCGCTCTTCAGTGCCGATGTTGGCGCCGACGGACACCCGGACTGGCTCAGTCCTGACAAGAAAACCTTACTGCTCGACCCCGTCGTGTTCGGCATGTTGTCGCTCGAAAATGGCGAAGAAAAACTGGAGTCGCAACAGCATTGCGTTGTGATTTCCATGGAGACCGGTTGTGTGCTGGCTGATCGTTGGGCGACTTTTGGTGTCGGTCACTGGAAGGGCAATCAATGGGTTTCCGAAGACGGCGATGTGCTCACTCTCACCCTAGAGACGACGTCCCCAAAGGACTTGCTGAAATATGCCTCAAGTATCGAGCCGGCACAGTCCCGCGCAGAGTCCATCGAATCGAGCCTGAACTTTCTAAGTCCAGAGTCCTACATGGCATGCCATCCCCCGGCGCAAAATGTTCGGGTCTACAACGACCTCGGTTTTTATCTGGCCGAGGGCGGTAGAGATGAGTTGGCGCTGAAGTTTTATCGCGGCGTTGAGGCCGTTGGTAAACGCACGGTACTGATGTTGAACATGGCCGACTCACTATGGCGACTTGATCGAAAAGACGAAGCGCAGCGTTATTACAGCCAGTACCGCGACGCGATGAGCGCCGATGGCAAGGCGCAGAAAATACCTCAACGCGTAGTTGAGCGATCCGCAATTCAGGGAATGAAAAATTGA
- a CDS encoding energy transducer TonB yields MITTRRKLTRYSGSLAVVLGVHALAIALALNWTARPPIELPPQAMMVELAPVPAPPPPAPPKVVTPPQPPAPVEELPIPKLAEAPKAEIAVQKPKPKPKPKPPKPVEKKLPDPPKEKPSEEKPADTQPTQAPTEKSAQPAPGPSPAQMAAKASWQGTLLAHLAKYKKYPASAQARGKEGLNRLRFVVDAEGNVLSFELVGRSGNADLDRATLEMIRRAQPLPKPPVDMLNNGSIEIVAPFVYSLERRR; encoded by the coding sequence ATGATCACGACGCGCCGTAAGCTGACGCGTTACAGCGGTAGCCTGGCCGTGGTGCTGGGCGTTCACGCGCTGGCCATCGCGCTGGCGTTGAACTGGACCGCCCGCCCGCCCATCGAGTTGCCGCCACAGGCAATGATGGTCGAACTGGCCCCGGTTCCGGCCCCGCCACCGCCTGCTCCGCCGAAAGTCGTCACACCACCGCAGCCACCGGCTCCGGTTGAAGAGTTGCCGATTCCGAAGCTGGCCGAAGCACCGAAAGCGGAAATCGCGGTGCAGAAACCCAAGCCGAAGCCCAAGCCGAAACCGCCAAAGCCGGTCGAGAAGAAGCTGCCTGATCCGCCGAAGGAAAAACCTTCCGAGGAAAAACCGGCTGACACGCAACCGACTCAGGCGCCGACGGAGAAATCCGCCCAGCCTGCACCGGGTCCGTCGCCTGCTCAGATGGCTGCCAAAGCCAGCTGGCAAGGCACCCTGCTCGCGCATTTGGCCAAGTACAAAAAGTACCCGGCCAGTGCTCAGGCACGGGGCAAGGAAGGCTTGAATCGCCTGCGTTTCGTGGTCGATGCCGAAGGTAATGTGTTGTCGTTCGAACTGGTGGGCCGCTCGGGCAACGCTGATCTGGACCGGGCCACCCTGGAAATGATCCGCCGCGCGCAGCCGCTGCCCAAGCCACCGGTCGACATGCTGAACAACGGCTCGATCGAAATTGTTGCGCCGTTTGTTTACTCCCTCGAACGCCGCCGCTAA
- a CDS encoding hydrogen peroxide-inducible genes activator, with protein MTLTELRYIVTLAQEQHFGHAAERCHVSQPTLSVGVKKLEDELGVLIFERSKSAVRLTPVGEGIVAQAQKVLEQAQGIRELAQAGKNQLTAPLKVGAIYTVGPYLFPHLIPQLHRVAPQMPLYIEENFTHVLRDKLRNGELDAIIIALPFNEADVLTLPLYDEPFYVLMPAQHPWTQKETIDAGLLNDKSLLLLGEGHCFRDQVLEACPTLTKGNDGAKHTTVESSSLETIRHMVASGLGISILPLSAVDSHHYAPGVIEVRPLSPPVPFRTVAIAWRASFPRPKAIEILADSIRLCSVAKPAAPVTAG; from the coding sequence ATGACCCTCACAGAATTACGCTACATCGTTACCCTCGCCCAAGAGCAGCATTTCGGCCACGCCGCCGAACGTTGCCACGTCAGCCAGCCGACCCTGTCGGTGGGCGTGAAAAAGCTTGAAGACGAACTCGGTGTGCTGATTTTCGAGCGCAGCAAAAGCGCCGTGCGCCTGACCCCGGTCGGCGAAGGCATCGTCGCCCAGGCACAAAAAGTCCTGGAGCAAGCGCAAGGCATCCGCGAACTGGCCCAGGCCGGCAAGAACCAGCTGACCGCACCGCTGAAAGTCGGCGCGATCTACACCGTCGGCCCTTACCTGTTCCCGCACCTGATTCCGCAACTGCACCGGGTCGCCCCGCAGATGCCGTTGTACATCGAAGAAAACTTCACCCACGTGCTGCGCGACAAACTGCGCAACGGCGAGCTCGACGCGATCATCATCGCCCTGCCGTTCAATGAAGCCGACGTGCTGACCCTGCCGCTCTACGACGAGCCGTTCTACGTCCTGATGCCGGCCCAGCACCCGTGGACGCAAAAAGAAACCATCGACGCCGGCCTGCTCAACGACAAGAGCCTGCTGCTGCTCGGCGAAGGCCACTGCTTCCGTGATCAGGTTCTCGAAGCCTGCCCGACCCTGACCAAGGGCAACGACGGCGCCAAGCACACCACGGTCGAATCCAGCTCGCTGGAAACCATTCGGCACATGGTCGCGTCCGGCCTGGGCATCTCGATCCTGCCGTTGTCGGCGGTCGACAGCCACCACTACGCCCCGGGCGTGATCGAAGTGCGGCCGCTGTCGCCACCGGTGCCGTTCCGCACCGTGGCCATTGCCTGGCGCGCGAGCTTCCCACGGCCAAAAGCCATCGAGATCCTCGCCGACTCCATTCGCCTGTGTTCGGTGGCCAAGCCAGCGGCACCGGTTACGGCCGGTTAA
- the exbB gene encoding tonB-system energizer ExbB codes for MTRNRIPASPTKRPRAFSALAALLFSLMLAPTAAFADAQAPATPAATEQSAPAAAPVATDPVQAVDAADVPEVLEADNSLGMAHDLSPWGMYQNADIIVKIVMIGLAIASIITWTIWIAKGFELMGAKRRLRGEIAALKKATTLKEASATAGKEGTLANLLVHDALEEMRLSVNSREKEGIKERVSFRLERLVAACGRNMSSGTGVLATIGSTAPFVGLFGTVWGIMNSFIGIAKTQTTNLAVVAPGIAEALLATALGLVAAIPAVVIYNVFARSIAGYKAQVSDASAEVLLLVSRDLDHQPERSSQPHMVKVG; via the coding sequence ATGACACGCAATCGAATCCCCGCTTCGCCAACCAAACGACCTCGCGCTTTCAGCGCGCTGGCGGCACTGTTGTTCAGCCTGATGCTGGCACCGACCGCCGCTTTCGCCGACGCTCAAGCACCCGCCACGCCAGCAGCCACCGAGCAGAGCGCGCCCGCTGCCGCCCCGGTCGCCACCGATCCGGTACAGGCTGTCGATGCGGCCGACGTTCCTGAAGTCCTCGAAGCCGACAACTCCCTGGGCATGGCCCACGACCTGTCGCCATGGGGCATGTACCAGAACGCCGACATCATCGTGAAAATCGTGATGATCGGTCTGGCCATCGCTTCCATCATCACCTGGACCATCTGGATTGCCAAAGGCTTCGAGCTAATGGGCGCCAAGCGTCGTCTGCGTGGTGAAATCGCTGCACTGAAAAAAGCCACCACCCTTAAAGAAGCCAGCGCCACGGCCGGCAAGGAAGGCACCCTCGCCAACCTGCTGGTGCACGACGCGCTCGAAGAAATGCGCCTCTCGGTCAACAGCCGCGAGAAAGAAGGCATCAAGGAACGCGTCAGCTTCCGTCTTGAGCGTCTGGTTGCAGCCTGCGGTCGCAACATGAGCAGCGGCACTGGCGTTCTCGCCACCATCGGTTCCACCGCGCCGTTTGTCGGCCTGTTCGGTACCGTGTGGGGCATCATGAACTCCTTCATCGGCATCGCCAAAACCCAGACCACCAACCTTGCTGTCGTAGCGCCCGGTATTGCTGAAGCACTGCTGGCCACTGCACTGGGTCTGGTTGCCGCGATCCCGGCCGTTGTGATCTACAACGTCTTCGCCCGCTCCATCGCCGGTTACAAGGCGCAGGTTTCCGACGCCTCGGCAGAAGTCCTGCTGCTGGTCAGCCGTGACCTCGACCACCAGCCTGAGCGCAGCTCGCAGCCGCACATGGTCAAAGTGGGGTAA
- the exbD gene encoding TonB system transport protein ExbD, whose product MGLHLKEGADDDLAENHEINVTPFIDVMLVLLIIFMVAAPLATVDIKVDLPASTAKPAPRPEKPVFLSVKADQRLYIGDDEVKADTLGAVLDAKTQGKKDTTIFFQADKGVDYGDLMSVMDKLRSAGYLKVGLVGLETAAKK is encoded by the coding sequence ATGGGCCTGCATTTGAAAGAAGGCGCAGACGACGATCTGGCCGAGAACCACGAAATCAACGTCACGCCGTTCATCGACGTGATGCTGGTGCTGTTGATCATCTTCATGGTGGCCGCTCCCTTGGCCACCGTGGACATCAAAGTCGACCTGCCCGCTTCGACCGCCAAACCGGCGCCGCGACCAGAGAAACCGGTGTTCCTCAGCGTCAAGGCTGACCAGCGCCTGTACATCGGCGACGACGAAGTGAAAGCCGACACCCTTGGCGCCGTGCTCGACGCCAAGACTCAGGGCAAGAAAGACACCACTATCTTCTTCCAGGCTGATAAAGGCGTGGATTACGGCGACCTCATGAGCGTGATGGACAAGCTGCGCTCCGCCGGTTACCTGAAGGTCGGTCTGGTCGGACTTGAGACGGCAGCCAAGAAATGA